The window AAGCATAAAGGCTTGTTTTTTAATAAAATGTTCTTAATTTCAATACTAGGAGTGTTTATTGGTTGTGCTAATATTAAATTAGAATTAAGGAATAAAAAACTTACTAATAAAATGAGTTTCATAATTATATTTTTGTGATTATTTCTTTGATTTTGTCTATTAACTCTTCCATCTTAGGGTTAATATCTATAGTTACTATATTTCCTCTTGAATCAGGGAAGCTTATTCCGTACTGCGTCAACGGAATGTGTAAATGTCCTGTATGTAAAGTTGACTTTATATCTGTTCTTAATCTTGCAACCCTATAATATATTTCATTAGAAAGATAATTACTACCTGAACCGCTAACTGATTTTAAAGATTGTAATTCTTTAAAATCATTAATGATGCCGTTATTTTGAGAAGTACTATCGCTAACCTCTTCTATTAATTTTGTTCCTTGTATATCTTTTCTAACATAAATTTTTCCATTTGCTTTAAAGGTTTGATTAAAATAGACCCAAAACGTATCAGAAGGATTGTTAACATCAGGCACTATTTTTTTATAAGGTAATGTTGTTTTATAGAATTCTTCACCATCAATAGTAAGTTGTTTAAACGGAGTTTTATTATCATCGGTTCCTGTACCCCAAAGCATATTATCTTTATAACCACCTCTGTTTTTTGCAGGAAACCTATCTACATCAAATCTAAAAGCACCACCTTGACTTACGGTGATTATCATATTAACCTTTTTTATAAAAGGAGTTATAAACTTTTCTATAATACCTTCACCTTCTTTAAATTCATCAAAATCTTTATATCTAACGGGAGCAATAAATGTCTGTATATAATAATCGCCAATAGTTTTGCCATGTAGATCTAAAGCGTTCACTCCACTTGGATTACTTTGTAATGGATTACCTCCTTTTGTTGGATCTAAGATGAATGGGTCAAATCCAGTTATCAATAATTTTTTACTTGTTATACCTGAAAAACTTATATTATTATAATTTCTACTCAATTCTTCAAATAAAATAATAATATCATTCAATGGTGTATTATTAGTATTTACAGTACTTTTTTCAAAGTTTATATCCTTTTCAAATAAGGGATGACGTTTTAAATGTACTTGCATTTTATTTCTCGCCCAATATAAGGTTCTGTCGTCTAAATCACCATCCTGCACTTGTTTAACACCTAAGAGCCATAATCTTTTTGCATCTTTTTCTATTCTTTCTTTTATGCCTTTGTTTTCATCACCTTCTATCTTTAAATCTTCTTGGTTTAAAAATTCTAAAAAGTCTTTTACCAATGTGCGAATTTCAGAGTTTTTAGAAATGTATTTGTTTTCGTAGTTATCTACTGAGTCTCTTTTTTCGGAGTGTTTAATAGTTAAATCTTCATATTTATACAACCCTATATATTCCTCATAATTTCTGCGATAAGCTATAGGTTTAAGCCAATGTTCTTTTTTATGTAAAAAAGTTATTGCCCTTCATACATTGTATCAACCATGAAAGCATTTAAATCTTCTGATTTTATTATTGTTTTATGTGAATTATAGTTTTCAAAAACTTCACTATACCAAGATATAGGTAAAGGAAATAATATTGTTTCGCATTCGTCATTATTTATTTCCAATTCCCAATCTAGTTGACTTATGCCTAAGAATTTTTGATTAGTATTTTTTGTTTTTCCTTTTAATTTACATTTAATCTTTTTACCGTTCTCTATGTTTTTTGTTGTTACTTTTATTTTTATTCCATAAATAAAATCGGTTGCATTTCCTCCTTCAATTCCTTTGATACTCGATTGCGATAATACAACATCGTTTTCGTTTATAAATTGAATATCTATTATTTGAGGTTCTTGTTCTTGCTGTTCTGCAAGTTCTCTTATTTCTGCTTGATTTTCTTCTGCAATTCTTAAATTTTTAGTTTCACCTATTAGCGCTGCCTTAATTCTATCAATGGTTGTTGTTTTAGAGAAAGGAATTTTAGCTATAGGCATAATGGCAGTAGGTGCAGAGCTTCCAGTGCCTATTAAAACTGTACCAGCACCCATTACAACTGAACCTCCATGTACTGTCATACTACCCATTGTGGCTGCAGGCTTTCCTCCAAAAAACACATTAGATACACCAGTTACAATAATATCTGGAGGTCCTACACAAGTACAGATACTGCCTATTGTGGCTGCAGGTTTGCCTTCAATAAGTACTGTAGGTTCTCCTTGTGTTATTGGTCCGCCAACATGTGGAACTAATCCACTACACATTGGACATATATGATTACTACTTACCGTTGCTGCTGGTCCTGCCATAATTCTTAGTTTTTAATGTTTGCTAACGGTTTTGTATATGATTAGTGGCTTGTTTAAGCACCTAATTTAGCAAATAAAAACCGAATAAAAAATCTGCAAAGATTTTCGTAAGCAAGCTAAAACTAGCCATTAATTATATATGATGTGTGTGCCCAGCATGGGCATCTTTTAATTTACCTAAAGGTAAATAATTAATCTAGAGGGTGCAAGTCCCTTATGCGCAGGAGTAACCCTTCGTCTACGCTCAGGACAGGCTTATTGAAGCATTAGTAAGTCTCAAGGGTGAAAACCCTGAGGTTATCTGAAGGCTATTTGTGATTGATTAATGAGCAAATGCCTCAGAAGGTCTCACAAGTAAGGACGAACTGAACGTAATGCTCTTCAAAATTCGCATAGGAGCACTAGTGGTAACCTATGCCTAAATTAGGAGATTGTGTCAAAGCTGTAAAACCCTATGATGTGATGATTTACGAACCGCCGTATACGTTCCTGAGTTGTATTGCTAGTGGTAATTGGGACGATAGGACCAACGTAGTTACTTACGTACGTTGGTGTGAGAGGCGCACTCCGACTATTTTAGTCTGAGCCGTCTACTTGATTGGTATTAGTTTTTTGCAAATTCAATTAACTGTTTGAAATTACCATTATCTGCTTGTCTTAGAGCTTTTATATATTGATTTCTTGGTTGGTTAGCTTTAACCATATTTGATTGATGCCAAGTAAATACTTCGTTTCCAAATATTGATTCCATAATAATGTCAGCCATCATTCTAGAGTGTCTACCATTTCCATTTGGAAAGCAATGGATGGATACTATACGATGTTTAAATCTTATAGCTATTTCTTCAGGTGGAAAAGTTTTGTTTTCTACCCAATACTTAGTGTCGTGTAATAAATTTTTTAATTCAATTCCAATTTGCGTCCACGGAATTCCAATGTTCTTTTCAGTCTTTCTAAAATCGCCTGCCCATTTCCATACATCACCATACATTTTTTTGTGCAAGTCTCTTACAAGCTTCTCAGTTAAAATTTTTTCAAGTTTGAATTTTGTATGAATAGTCCATTCGACTGCTTTTTCAATATTCAATTGCTCAAATTCATCTAGTTCTCCTTGAGAAGTAATAGACTTTATTTTAAGACCTTCCTTTTCTTCTTCGTCTAAAGGTGTTTGTCCTTCTTTATAATCGAATTCTAATCCCATAATGATTTTTTCATCTCTCGTTTTATTTCACCAGCAAGTTCCTTTATGGTTTTATTTATTTTTTCATCTCGAATTCCTTGGTCCTCTAATTTCATATTTTGATTAGTTCTTAAAACTATTTTTCGTGCTAACCTTTCAGCCTTTATGTTTACTAAGTTTTCAATCGTCCCATCTTTCGGAATAAAACCATAGATAAATTTCATGTTCAAAGCATCACCAACATCTTTTAATTTATTGATGGTTATTTGCCCTGTAGCTTCACGTTCCTCGATTTTTTGTATAGCTCCTTTAGTTAAGTTAAGTTTGGTCCCTAACTGTTCCCTCGTCATATTAAGAGTCGTTCTAATAGTATTCACCCATCCCTTTTGTGGGACCAGGACCATTCCTGCATCTTTAAAATTTACCAATTTTTGATCTAGTTGTTCTATGAGTAGTTTTTTCTTGTTTCTCATTTGATAACATTTTATACATATAAGTATGTAATTTAATTCAAAATTATACATATAAATATAAAAAAACAAATAAAAGAATACTTATATGTATTCTTATTATGTTTTAATTATACAAATATGTATTAGTGACTTTGTGTGAAAGTTTCTGTTTTAAATTAATGCCAACTAATTATATGGAGACTAAAGCACTAATTATTCCTTAATTATTGCGTGGTATGTGGAAGTTTTGTTCCTGATTTACTTAAGTGCTCTTATGTAAACTTACAATTATTAATGCGCATTTAAAATACGTATAACTAAGTGATTTTATTTGTTAGGTCTAAGTTGCACTAGTGTAATAATAAATTTTACGGGTTTCCGGGACATTTTAAAAACTAAGCATAAAAAAAACCACCGGATTAGATGGTTTTGATTAATGTTGTTATTAGTTAAACGTAAAGAGTCTAAGGATTTTATAAAGTCAATGGTATTAGCAATTGCGCTATCTATAAAAATTCATTTCATCCAAATACGCCCAAACATGCTCTGGTAATAGTGGTTTTATGTTTTTGCCAGTTTTAATACTATTACGTATTAAGGTTGAAGATATTTCCATGATTGGTGCTTCAACGTGATGTATTTTAGCATGGTTATCAAACTGGGTTTCTATTGTGCCTGCACTAATTCTTGGATAGACGTAAATATGATGATTGTCCAGAATAACTTGGTAGTTTTTCCATTTATGAAAGCTTTTCAGGTTGTCTTCCCCCATAATTAAAGAAAAATCCTTGTCAGGATACTTCTCGGTTAAATACGCTAAAGTATTAACGGTGTAATTGGGTTGGGGTAAATTAAACTCGATATCGCTCTCTTTAAGCGTGTCGTAGTCTTTAGTGGCTAGATATACCATTTCTAAGCGTTGGTAGTTATCTAACAGCGAGCTTTTCTTTTTAAACGGGTTGTGTGGCGTTACCACAAACCAAATTTGATCCAAATCGCTATTTTCTACCATTTGGTTAGCAATTATTAAATGCCCAATGTGTATTGGGTTAAACGATCCAAAGTATAAGCCTATTTTCATTTTTTAGAAGTGTCATACTGAGCGCAGTCGAAGTGCTTTTAGTGTTAGAGAGATGCGTTTTTACACCTCAGTAACCACCAAAATTGACAGTATGTTGTTATTTTTTTATAAAGTCGCTCACTAAATGTTCAGCCTCTTGTAATGCTTTGTCAAGATTATCATTTTCTATAATAACATCAAATAAAGGCGCGGTTGCAAGCTCTGCACTGGCTTTACTTATACGCATGTTTATTTTGTCGTCAGTTTCTGTCTTGCGCTTTTTTAATCTTATTTTTAGCTCGTCAATACTTGGCGGCTTAACAAAAATAGCAATAGTTTCTTCTGGAAATTTTCTTTTAATACGTAAGCCTCCAGAGACATCAATATCAAAAATCACATTTTTTCCTAAAGCCCAAATGCGTTCGACTTCGGTTTTTAAAGTCCCGTAAAAATTATCTCTGTACACTTCTTCCCACTCTAAAAAATCGTCGTGTTTGATGTGTTGTTTAAAATCTGAGGCAGATAAAAAGTAGTAGTCTTTGGCGTGTTCTTCTGTACCGCGTTTCTCTCTAGATGTAGCAGAGATAGAAAAGGCTAAATTTAGCTGATCTTGTTTTAGTAAATGTCTTACTATAGTTGTTTTTCCAGAGCCTGAAGGTGCTGAAAATACGATTAGTTTACCTTGTTTTTTAGTGTGTTCAGTCAAAAGTCTAGTGTTTTAAAGGACGTTTAGTAATTGTTCCTTAATTTTTTCTAATTCGTCTTTCATTTGTACAACCAATTGTTGCATTGGTGCATAATTACTTTTTGACCCAATAGTATTAATTTCTCGACCAATTTCTTGCGCGATAAATCCTAATTTTTTTCCGTTAGAATCTGTACTGTTTATGCTTTCTATAAAGTAGTTTAAGTGATTGTCTAAACGTACTTTTTCTTCAGTAATATCAAATTTTTCGATATAGTACACCAGTTCTTGTTCAAAACGGTTTTCGTCGTACTTTTCTTTTAGTTCTTCAACCCCTTTTCTTAAACGCTCTTTCACGCCTTCAATACGATCAGGATCCATAGCGATAACTTGCTGTAATAGATCGGCTATGTTTTTAATACGATCGTTAAAATCTTGTTCTAGGACTTTACCTTCGTTTAATCTGTAGTCTTTTAAGCTGTTTAAAGCGATATTTATTTCGGCTTCAATCTGTGCCCACTCTGTATTGTCAATTTCTTCTCTAATGGTATTTAAGGCGTCAGGAAAACGAACTGCCATTTTTAGTAATTCGATATCATTACCGGTATTGTACACCGCTTTAAGTTGTTGCATGTATTGCTTAACAACAGGCGCGTTTATTTGTGTTGAGGTATCATCTGCAGTAGTTTCTACGTAGATAGAAAAGTCTACTTTACCACGTTCTAATTGCTTGGCCATTAGCTTACGTAAGTCTAGTTCTTTTTCTCTGTAAATTGAAGGCATACGTGCATTCAAATCTAGGTTTTTACTGTTAAGCGATTTTAACTCTATAGTTATCTTCTTTGTTGGCAATTGTAATACAGATTTGCCATAACCTGTCATCGAATAAATCATATACACACTAATTAATTGTGACAAAGGTAAGTAAAATGTTAACGGTTAAGAAATCGAAAATTTATTATGAGTCGCGTGCTAATTATTGTAATTTTGAAATAACAAAAGTTGAAAATTATGTACACAAAAGATTTTGAAATTAGATGGAGTGATATTGATGCTAACAGACATTTAGCTAACTCGGCTTATATTAACTACATGTCTCATACTAGGACTGCTTTTTTACAAGACCACGGGTTTTCTTTAATGGCCTTAAGTAAAGCTGGTATTGGTCCTGTTGTTTTCCATGAGCATGTACATTATTTTAAGGAAGCGTTTTTAGGGCAGCCTATAACGGTTAGTTTAGAAGTGTCTGGTTTAAGTGAAGATGGGATGTTTTTTAAATTTGATCACAACTTTTATAATAGTAAAGGTCAGAATTTAGCGTTTTGCGAAATTGTAGGCGCATGGATTAATTTAGAAACTAGAAAGCTGACAGGCTTATCCGCAGACTTATTAGAAATGGCTAATAAATTCCCGAAAACGGAAGATTTTAAAGTGCTAACTAAAGAAGACATGCGTTTGCATGGACGTTTACCTAAGGATTTAAAACTTTAGGTTTTTTAGTAACCAAATACACACCAAAAAAGATTAGGGATGATGCTGTCACTTTTACAGCTGTTACAGCATCACTACCCGCTATTACAGCATAAATACCTGCTATTAATGGTTGTAGGTAAATAAATACGGTTACTGTGGAGGCTTTTAAGTGTCTTAAAGCTAAAGGGTTTAATAAATAAGTCCCAAAAGTAGCGCCAACTATAACAAATAGTACCGAAAACCAGATGTATGGTGTAAATGACGAGAGGTTAATAGCTAGAATATCGTTAAATCCAAATGGTAGTACCATAAAGAAACCTATTAAAAACAACCATCTTATAAATGTAAAGGGATGGTATCTGTAGGTTAGTTTTTTGATGATTATGATATAAATACTATAGGAAATAGCATTAAATAAAATCATAAGATTACCTAAAAACACATTGTCTCCTGGGCTTGCAGATTTACCATAAATGGTTAAAATTGCAGCGCCTGTAAAACCAAAAATCACGCCTACTATTTTTAACCTTGTAATTTTTTCTTGTAAATAAAAAGAAGATAGTAATAATACAATAATGGGTGTAATAATCATTATTACCGATGCATGTATTGGTGTCGTTAGCTCCAGACCTTTAAAAAATAAAAGCATATTGGTGGCAACGCCAAAAAAGGCGGCGTAGATTAGGGTTAAAAAGTCTTTCTTCTCTATTTTTTCTCTAGGTCCAAAAAAACTAAACAACCAAAATAAGAGTGTTGCACCTCCAACACGTAAGACAATAAAACCAAAGGGTTTTATAAAACCGCCGACCATAACGTTTTTGGCAAAAGTATAGTTTAAGCCATATAGGATTTGGACGGTTAGGGCCGCCAGTAAGGCCCAATACCTAGCTTTCATCAAGTGCTAGTTTTGTGGCTTCCGTTGTTTTTTTAGAGTTTCCGATAAATATAGCGTCATTAATTACTATTACCGGTCTACTTAAAAAGGTATAATGTTCTAAAAGATATTGTTTGTAATCTTCTTCGGTTAAATTTTGATCTTTAAGTCCCTTCTCTTTATAAAGTTTGGCGCGCTTGCTAAATAACGCTTCGTAGCTACCAGATAATGCTTTTAGTTCTTCAACTTGTTCTAGCGTTAAAGGGTTTGTTTTGATGTCTTGAAGTTCAAAATCTGAAGGTAGATTTAACTCTTTTAAAATTCGTAAACAAGTACTGCAGGTTTTTAGG is drawn from Psychroserpens sp. NJDZ02 and contains these coding sequences:
- a CDS encoding PAAR domain-containing protein is translated as MAGPAATVSSNHICPMCSGLVPHVGGPITQGEPTVLIEGKPAATIGSICTCVGPPDIIVTGVSNVFFGGKPAATMGSMTVHGGSVVMGAGTVLIGTGSSAPTAIMPIAKIPFSKTTTIDRIKAALIGETKNLRIAEENQAEIRELAEQQEQEPQIIDIQFINENDVVLSQSSIKGIEGGNATDFIYGIKIKVTTKNIENGKKIKCKLKGKTKNTNQKFLGISQLDWELEINNDECETILFPLPISWYSEVFENYNSHKTIIKSEDLNAFMVDTMYEGQ
- a CDS encoding mobile mystery protein B, which translates into the protein MGLEFDYKEGQTPLDEEEKEGLKIKSITSQGELDEFEQLNIEKAVEWTIHTKFKLEKILTEKLVRDLHKKMYGDVWKWAGDFRKTEKNIGIPWTQIGIELKNLLHDTKYWVENKTFPPEEIAIRFKHRIVSIHCFPNGNGRHSRMMADIIMESIFGNEVFTWHQSNMVKANQPRNQYIKALRQADNGNFKQLIEFAKN
- a CDS encoding mobile mystery protein A, which codes for MRNKKKLLIEQLDQKLVNFKDAGMVLVPQKGWVNTIRTTLNMTREQLGTKLNLTKGAIQKIEEREATGQITINKLKDVGDALNMKFIYGFIPKDGTIENLVNIKAERLARKIVLRTNQNMKLEDQGIRDEKINKTIKELAGEIKREMKKSLWD
- the nadD gene encoding nicotinate (nicotinamide) nucleotide adenylyltransferase encodes the protein MKIGLYFGSFNPIHIGHLIIANQMVENSDLDQIWFVVTPHNPFKKKSSLLDNYQRLEMVYLATKDYDTLKESDIEFNLPQPNYTVNTLAYLTEKYPDKDFSLIMGEDNLKSFHKWKNYQVILDNHHIYVYPRISAGTIETQFDNHAKIHHVEAPIMEISSTLIRNSIKTGKNIKPLLPEHVWAYLDEMNFYR
- the gmk gene encoding guanylate kinase codes for the protein MTEHTKKQGKLIVFSAPSGSGKTTIVRHLLKQDQLNLAFSISATSREKRGTEEHAKDYYFLSASDFKQHIKHDDFLEWEEVYRDNFYGTLKTEVERIWALGKNVIFDIDVSGGLRIKRKFPEETIAIFVKPPSIDELKIRLKKRKTETDDKINMRISKASAELATAPLFDVIIENDNLDKALQEAEHLVSDFIKK
- a CDS encoding YicC/YloC family endoribonuclease, yielding MIYSMTGYGKSVLQLPTKKITIELKSLNSKNLDLNARMPSIYREKELDLRKLMAKQLERGKVDFSIYVETTADDTSTQINAPVVKQYMQQLKAVYNTGNDIELLKMAVRFPDALNTIREEIDNTEWAQIEAEINIALNSLKDYRLNEGKVLEQDFNDRIKNIADLLQQVIAMDPDRIEGVKERLRKGVEELKEKYDENRFEQELVYYIEKFDITEEKVRLDNHLNYFIESINSTDSNGKKLGFIAQEIGREINTIGSKSNYAPMQQLVVQMKDELEKIKEQLLNVL
- a CDS encoding acyl-CoA thioesterase, with product MYTKDFEIRWSDIDANRHLANSAYINYMSHTRTAFLQDHGFSLMALSKAGIGPVVFHEHVHYFKEAFLGQPITVSLEVSGLSEDGMFFKFDHNFYNSKGQNLAFCEIVGAWINLETRKLTGLSADLLEMANKFPKTEDFKVLTKEDMRLHGRLPKDLKL
- a CDS encoding DMT family transporter; this translates as MKARYWALLAALTVQILYGLNYTFAKNVMVGGFIKPFGFIVLRVGGATLLFWLFSFFGPREKIEKKDFLTLIYAAFFGVATNMLLFFKGLELTTPIHASVIMIITPIIVLLLSSFYLQEKITRLKIVGVIFGFTGAAILTIYGKSASPGDNVFLGNLMILFNAISYSIYIIIIKKLTYRYHPFTFIRWLFLIGFFMVLPFGFNDILAINLSSFTPYIWFSVLFVIVGATFGTYLLNPLALRHLKASTVTVFIYLQPLIAGIYAVIAGSDAVTAVKVTASSLIFFGVYLVTKKPKVLNP
- a CDS encoding arsenate reductase family protein: MKKVYYLKTCSTCLRILKELNLPSDFELQDIKTNPLTLEQVEELKALSGSYEALFSKRAKLYKEKGLKDQNLTEEDYKQYLLEHYTFLSRPVIVINDAIFIGNSKKTTEATKLALDES